One Engraulis encrasicolus isolate BLACKSEA-1 chromosome 5, IST_EnEncr_1.0, whole genome shotgun sequence DNA segment encodes these proteins:
- the LOC134449487 gene encoding uncharacterized protein LOC134449487, translating to MDPSKASAPPPGWNPDDKSSMAYPPPPPYQDHPQYPGAYPAPGAMPMAGAPMGQPYPQGQYPPGQYPQGQYPQQGATVMVQPAVYVTHSPLLNPVPDYLGYSIFTMLCCCLPLGIAALIFSISTRDANSSGNRVMAEKNSSTARKLNHAGLGIGLTIMTLYIVASVVLGLGR from the exons ATGGATCCCAGCAAGGCCTCCGCTCCCCCTCCAGGCTGGAACCCTGATGACAAATCAAGCATGGCTtatccgccaccaccaccctacCAGGATCACCCCCAGTACCCCGGAGCCTACCCTGCACCCGGGGCCATGCCAATGGCCGGGGCACCCATGGGCCAGCCTTACCCACAGGGCCAGTACCCCCCGGGCCAGTACCCCCAGGGCCAGTATCCACAGCAGGGAGCCACGGTCATGGTCCAGCCTGCGGTCTATGTGACCCACTCGCCTCTCCTTAACCCAGTGCCAGACTATCTGGGGTACTCCATTTTCACCATGCTGTGCTGCTGCCTGCCCCTTGGAATTGCAGCCCTCATTTTCTCCATTTCT ACCCGTGATGCAAACAGTTCTGGCAACCGAGTAATGGCAGAGAAGAACTCATCTACTGCCCGGAAACTGAACCACGCTGGCCTCGGAATCGGTCTCACCATCATGACCCTCTACATCGTGGCATCCGTCGTCTTGGGACTGGGACGTTAA